One genomic region from Flagellimonas oceani encodes:
- a CDS encoding DinB family protein — MFKSSLDTLEQFKQVLLELPKDCYSKPCSILSNASIGQHTRHIIELYLCLIKGYELSDVSYDRRERNLKIEKDLTFALEQLTYIQTNLEKENKSIKICYELAGEENTLDSNYFREVVYNLEHTIHHQALIKVGIKHFSAQEIPETFGVAPSTIQYRKTCAQ; from the coding sequence ATGTTCAAATCCTCTCTGGATACTTTGGAGCAGTTTAAACAAGTGCTGTTGGAACTCCCCAAAGACTGTTATTCCAAACCATGCAGTATTCTTTCCAACGCCAGCATTGGCCAACATACACGGCACATTATCGAGCTTTACCTGTGTTTGATCAAAGGATACGAACTTTCCGATGTTTCTTACGACCGCAGGGAACGCAATTTAAAGATTGAAAAGGATTTAACGTTTGCCCTTGAACAATTGACCTACATACAAACCAACTTGGAAAAGGAAAACAAAAGCATTAAAATATGCTATGAACTGGCCGGTGAGGAAAATACGCTGGATTCCAATTATTTTAGGGAGGTCGTATATAACTTGGAGCATACGATCCATCATCAGGCATTGATCAAAGTGGGCATTAAGCACTTTTCTGCGCAAGAGATTCCCGAAACTTTTGGGGTGGCACCATCTACCATACAATACAGAAAGACATGTGCACAGTAA
- a CDS encoding YHS domain-containing (seleno)protein yields the protein MKTIAYLLFLTITVSGVAQSTDYNTKNGFAAQGYDVVSYFNEMPLEGKKEFSTTFDGTDFKFHSSENLERFRLDPTAYLPEYGGYCAYAVAVNGKKVTVDPETYEIREGKLYLFYNKGKNNTLQFWLNGSPEDLKTMADKNWEKIKS from the coding sequence ATGAAAACGATTGCTTACCTTCTATTTTTAACAATAACTGTTTCGGGCGTTGCCCAATCCACAGACTATAATACCAAAAATGGTTTTGCCGCCCAGGGCTATGATGTGGTATCCTACTTTAATGAAATGCCGTTGGAAGGTAAAAAGGAGTTCTCAACCACTTTTGATGGGACCGATTTTAAATTTCACAGCTCGGAAAACTTGGAAAGGTTTAGATTGGACCCGACTGCTTATCTTCCAGAATATGGAGGCTACTGCGCCTATGCCGTAGCGGTAAACGGCAAAAAAGTAACCGTGGACCCGGAAACTTACGAGATCAGGGAGGGAAAACTCTATCTGTTCTATAACAAGGGAAAAAATAACACGTTGCAATTTTGGCTAAACGGGTCTCCAGAAGACCTAAAAACAATGGCCGATAAAAACTGGGAGAAGATAAAGAGTTGA
- a CDS encoding NRDE family protein has translation MCTVSFISSGGKRLITSNRDEHVSRPLALQPREETIGSVKVLFPKDPKAGGTWFALNENGSVAVLLNGGFVNHIPTGDYARSRGLVLLDVIASEQPYDLLQEMELINIEPFTLVLFNGGLLEFRWDGHQKYFRPLDATENHIWSSATLYKDEVIQHRRNLFQKFLDANTQITASRVIDFHSNNNDDFENGFIIDRDSGLKTFSVTQAVLDGEEIVMRHLDLLNDKFFEVPFSPTQLTL, from the coding sequence ATGTGCACAGTAAGTTTTATTTCCTCAGGTGGCAAGCGGTTAATTACCTCCAACCGCGATGAGCATGTTTCAAGGCCTTTGGCCTTGCAGCCACGGGAGGAGACCATCGGTTCGGTAAAGGTACTTTTCCCAAAGGACCCCAAAGCGGGCGGTACTTGGTTTGCCCTTAACGAAAACGGTTCGGTGGCAGTGCTCCTGAACGGAGGTTTTGTAAATCATATTCCTACGGGCGATTATGCTCGGAGCCGCGGCCTGGTGCTTTTGGATGTGATTGCATCCGAGCAACCTTATGATTTGCTTCAGGAGATGGAACTGATTAACATTGAGCCCTTTACTTTGGTTTTGTTCAATGGTGGTTTATTGGAATTTAGGTGGGATGGACATCAAAAATATTTTAGGCCATTGGATGCAACAGAAAACCATATCTGGTCCTCGGCCACCCTTTACAAAGATGAGGTGATTCAACATCGACGGAACCTTTTTCAAAAATTTTTGGATGCAAATACCCAAATAACCGCTAGTAGGGTGATTGATTTTCACTCCAATAATAATGATGATTTTGAAAACGGGTTTATCATTGACCGTGATTCCGGGCTAAAAACCTTTAGCGTGACCCAAGCCGTACTCGATGGGGAGGAAATTGTGATGCGCCACTTGGATTTGCTGAACGATAAATTTTTTGAAGTTCCCTTTTCACCTACACAGCTTACCCTGTAA